The genomic DNA TACAGACCTCTTTTGGAAATATGTAGTGCCTTAAACAAAAATTTTATGCAGACACCGCTGAAAAAGGAGTGTCAGGAATATAAGGGGTATAAAAAGGATCATACAGCCTTGGAAAATGAGAGAAAAAGGCTTGAGAGTTTAGTAAAGACGGCAGAGAAAGAATTCGTTATACCCGGAAATTATTTGGGTGACAGAATAAAAAGAGAAAATATAAGAAACGCAAAAGAAAAATATGATAAATTTATAGAGAAAAATGAGAGAATAGCAATGATAGCTTCAAAAAATTCATCAAACAGCAGAAAGAATCAGCTATTAAGTAAGATTATGCTTGCTATGCTTGAAGCCAATAAAAAATCAGGAGATATGTCAGTTCCTAAAAAAGACAGTAAAGGAGTTCACAAAAAATATGGAATTTCAGCCTGTGATTATGAGAAAAGAAATTTTTACATTACAGCTACACTTGGAGGTATAGTCTACGGATATTTGAAAGCCGCAATGGGTGAAAAAACAGATGAGAAAACATTGAAAGAAATAGAAAGAGAAGTTAATGAAAAGGAAGCGGAAGAGAAAAAAGTCAGAAATACTTATCCGAATATCAGATCGGGATTATCAAATTATGAATCATACGATAAAATACAGTCAAGAGAAGCAGAAAAAAGGCAGGAAATAAAGAGAAAGACTGATGTTCAGACTCTTGATAAAATCGGCTATGAGCTGTATCAGCTGACATCTGAAGTTCCTACAGGCAGCTCGATACTTGCGAAAATCAGAGAGAAAATAAAACCTGTAACAGAGTGTCCCTTTGAAGAAGTAGAAAGGAAGACGAATCATGGAGAGAGTTTTTTCGGTCAGGAGACAGGGGAGGCAGAAGCTTCTTTGGGGAAAGGTGATAATTACGAAAATAGTAAATTACGTGATGGTGAGATATCAGCAGCTAGAAGGACTGACGACAGTCATAATAGATTTGGTACCGGGCGTGTAAGGACTTCAAATGAACATGAGAATTTTAATCGTCAGGGATGGGAGGATAGTAATAACCATATGTCTGATACTCCTAGCAGAAAATCTGATATTCATGAAAGTAAAGGAAGGAATTCATCTGATGAAGCAGAAACTCGAATTGATACCGGTTTATATCAAAATCTGATAGTTGGGAGTGAATTGACAGATATTATTGGTAAAACTGCTATAAATGCAGAAGGAAGCGGGCAGGAAAGCGGTTTGAAAATACCTGATCTTGAAAATAATACTCAGATAGTAAAACCTGAAAAGAAGGGGAAAAAAGATAAAGCTGCTTGTTTAGAAGATAGATGTCCGAATAGCAGCAAAGGGAGAGATATTTTTGTTATCCTGTCTGTCGGGCACGGGATGAAAAATAAAACTACATATGATCCCGGAAGTTCTTCGGAATGGAATAAAAATACTGAAATAACGAATGGTTTTTTTTATGTTAAGTATTCACCACCTTCATCGGTGAAATATATTGAGAGCCCTTTAATTACAGAGTTTCAAACTAATGATATATTACTTAAGAATTATTTGATACCAGCTATGAAAACAAATAATATAAATGGTGATATACTCATATACAGAACAAATGGAATAACTAATCATGCCCAAATGTTAAATAAGAAAGCAATAGAACTAAAAAAAGTGTATAGAAAAGTCATAGTTTTAGAATTTCATTTTAATTCAGCAAAATCTGGTGGTAGCGGTACTGAAATGCTTTATCATAGCGGAGTAAAGCCAACAAAAAAATTAGCAGAGTGTATGCAAGTAGAAATTGTAAAAAAATTAGGATTAAAAGATCGAGGAATAAAGGATTGTAGTAATGGACGTGGTGGTGGTTTTATGGAAGGAATGCCAAATATACCATCAATAATGTTAGAACCATTTTTTATTTCAACAAAGAGTGATACAAAAACTTTTTTTGAAAAAATTCCTGAATATATTGAAGGTATTATGAATGGAATAATAAAATATGATAATGAAACATAATATTAAAATTCTAATCTGGTGGTGATTACAATAAAAAAAAATAATGTTTTGATGATTTTATTTGCAACAATCTTAGTATTTTTTTCTTTTTCAGAAAGTATTGAAAAAGAAAAAAAAATATATATAAAAAAAATAGAAGACAAGCTTATTAATGGTGATAAAATTGATTGGAATAATGAAAAAATAGAATTTTACTATTGTGGTTGGGAAGATGTAGATTCTAATGTTTATACAATGCAATATTATTCCCCGGAAATATCAAAAAATAAATTTGAAAGATTAGATGTTGCTGATGGAATCCATCCATTTTTTGTAAGGAAAAGCTACGGAAAGTCTAAAGATGGGAGAGATATTATTGCAGATTTTGAACTGACTTCTGATAAAGGAATAATTTTAGTGAGAATTCTTAAGACCTATAATGAAAAATATGTAAATTATGATGATTTTGAATTAAAGACTACAGTGTATTCTTTTGAAAGGATGGAAAATTATAAATACCCTGATACTTTTATCATTATAGAAGAATACGAAAATGTACGGACAAATCTTGTGAATAGCGAAATAATAGATGAAAGAACACCTTTGAAACCAAAAGGAATTATAAAGGAATACAGTAAAGCCGGTAATTTGACAGCAAAAATTTCAAGAATTAAGCCAGAATTTCAAATACATCAAGTATATTTGTCTACAGGGAAATTATATAAAATAGAAACATTTAACGGGGTACATGAAAAGTTGAAAACTTTTTGGAAAGAAACTAATTTGATTTCAAGTGAGAGAATAGAAGCTGAGAAGATAGAAAAATATGAGAAAGATTACATATATTTTTTAAAAAATAGATAAAAGATTTAATATGAGTTAAAAAATGAAAGAAATTTTATGAACAAATATCTGCTTTTAATATTATTATTTTTACTTTGACAAAATACAGCTACAACATAAAAGAATCAAAATTAGAAATTTTAGATAAAGTAAATTTAAAAAACTGTTTCTAAAAAAGTATAAAAGAACATAGAAGGGGTCAATAATGAGGTTAATATCATAATTATTTATAACAATAAATAATTTGAAAAAGCAGAGATAATAAATAATGGAGGTTAGCATGAGAAAAGTTATTGTGATTTTGCATATTTTACTTTTTATGAAAGTATGTTCTGATTTTATATTTAATGATAAAATAATATTAAGAGAAATATATAAGGATAAAAAAATTTATACAGATGTTGAATCAAAAAAATTCATTTTGACAAAAAATAAAGAAAAGAGATATAAACGAACACAGATTGCAGATTATAAAATAACAGGAAATAAAATATTTGTTTTGTTAGAATCCAAAGAAGCAGCTGATAATGGGAAAATTCTTGATTATAATGGAAATATAGGGGGATTTGATTATGCTGTTTTAGAAATATCAAAAGACAAAAATATTATCATGAAAAAAAGAGGAGAAATCGGAGTTTTTGGTGCAGGGACAGATATTTTTACAGGTAATGGGAATATAAGGTTTATTCCTGTAGGTAAAGAAACTGAAGGTATGGAAATAAGCATGAAATTTTCAAAGGATAGTGAGTATACTAATTCAACAGTATTTGAATTTGATCTGGAAAAGAATAATATGAGCCAGCTTTTTTCTGTGGAAGGATATTCTTATTGTTCATTTCTATGTGAAATAACAGAAGAAAATTATGAATTCAGTGAAGAGGGAGAAAAAAGGAATTATGATTTAAAGATTGAAAATAACTTTTATATTGAAGATACAGGTCTTAAGAATGCAGCTGAAAAAACATTTATTTTCAAAAAAACAATAAAGTATTATGCTTTTGAGAATGGAAAGTATATTTTAAAAAAAGAGGAGAAGTCACCTAAATATTTATTTTCAAAAAATGATGAAGCTGTTTTAGCTTATTTATATGGTATTCATAATTGGGATACCAATTCACTCTATGATAAATACTATATTAATCAGGATATGGAAGATTTTACTAAATTGTTTAAAACCATTCCGAAAGTGAAAAAAAATTTGGAAATAAAAACTTATATTTCGCATATAGAAGACAGAAAAGACGGTCTTTTGGTTACTTTGAAGCATATTTTGCATAAAGAAGAAAATAGTATGGAATTTGATATTGAAAATGTAGAAATAATAGAAGAACAAGAGGAAAGAGTATTCTTTAAAAAAGAAGCAAAAAGCAGATGGGTTTTGGACGATATGAAGAAAAATTAAAGTTTTAGTGGATGCTTATTTATCAAAATTAAAAGGCACAGATTTTTTGTGAAAGGAGGATTCAAAATAGTAAAAGCATTTATTCAATATATAAAGACACAAAAAGAACTTTTAATCAATCTGATGAATAAGAAAAAATCAGATAGAGAAAAAGTACTGAATGAAATAAATGATAAAATTGAAAAAATGAATTTAGAAATAAAAATATCAGAGTTAGACGACAGAATAGTAATTATCTCAGCTACTCGAGATAAATTTAAAGGGAAAATACTGAACTTATTTCTGATAAAGATATTCGGCGAAGAATACAGAAATAATGTATGGGAAATACAGGAAGAATATGAAAATCAAAAATATGCGGAAATAAATAATTTTTTTGATTTATTAGCGAAAAAATATGAAGAGGGGAATAGTGTTTTTATAGAAGAAATATCAGAGGAAAATTTTGATATTAAAGAGAAGTCAGATCCAGTAAAGCTAATAAAAACAAATAATAACCTGAATGGTAATGCGGAAAGTACAGGGGAAGCTATAAATTTGAAAACAAAATATGGAAAACAAAAAAATTCTGTATTTAATACAGAGGATGTATTTTTGAAGCATCCTCATAAATATGAAGAAAATATAGAAGAAATAAATAATAGCAGCCAAAGGGAAAAAATAGACCAAGAAATAAGAAATAATATTAAGAATTTATCTGAGAATAGCTTTTTAGGTTTTGTGGAATCTGAATTAAAAAATGACATAAATAATAAGTCACAAGAAAATCCACTAGTATTTAACGATATAAAGTTTAAAAAATATGAAAAGCTAAAAAGAGAAATTGAAATAAAAGAAGAAAAATTGTTGGAATTAATAAACGAAACTAAATTTTTTCTTGAAGAAAAAAAGTTTTACAAAGCAGTTCAAAATGTGAATATACTGGCAAAAGCAGATAAATCAGCAGTTTTAAATGAAGAAAGGATAAAATACTCACTGGAGGGGGTTCTTTTGAGAGTAATTAGGTTTTTTGTTCAAAGAAATATGAAAAATAGTGAATATTGGAGATATTTTACAGACAGATATGAAGAGAAAAGAAAATTTTATAATGATATTGTTAATCTCAGAGAATACTGCGGACTTAGGTTAAATCTTGAAAATGAAGAATATGAAGTCAAGAGAAGGGACTAAGAGTGTAAGCAGATCAAATTATTTTCAGAATATAAAAAAATGCGTAATAAGGAGGAGGGAATTGAAATATTTTCAGAAGCTTATAGATAATGAATTAAAAGATATGAGTGCAGAAGAGAGGGACACATACAGAAAAACTTCCCTGATAACATTTCAGATGCTGGCCGAAGAACTGGAAGACAGAAAAAAAGAGTTTGAACAGAGAATTTTTGATTCAGTGAGAGTAAAAGAAAAAGAAACAATAATATATACAGCATTGATTCCGGAAAAAAATTATTATCTGTATGAGGATTTTATGTATCCAATAGTGAAAAAATCTGTTTTGACAGCTGACAGACTGGAGCCGCTGGCTGATAAAGAAAGAATTTTTAAAACAGTATTTATAAAAAAATCATATTCAGAATTAAAAGAATTAGAGGGTAGAATATTTGAAGCCAACATTGTAGGAAATAAAAGATATTATGATATAAATGTAAAGCTGGTACCTGATGAAAGATTTATAAAAAAAATGCATGAGCTTTATGATGTATTTGATGTAAACGGGATAAAATGGAGAACGCTTAACACAGCATATGCAATGAAAATGTATAAAGTAGTTCAGGCAGAGGAAAATCCTGATATGGAATCAGATATTTCAATGTTTGCTGATTTTGAGGTTTATGTGGACTTTGAAGAGCTGGAGGGGAGTATTTATGAGGAGCATATGCTTGTATGGAATATAGAGGAAAGAGATATAATAAGTACACATCTTGTGAGACCCACAGAAGACAGAATTCACTATGAACATACGATAAAACTGAATAATGAAAAAGGAGTGTATATTTATCCGAGGGAGCATATATTTCTGAGTTATAAAGAAAAGGAAACGCTGTATGTCATAACAGATAATAAAGAAGGCAGTATTTGGAAAACCTGGATAATCAAAGAAAATATAAATAAAAAAAGATTTGAAAATGCAGAATTTCCTCTTTTGAATAATGAAAAAAATTATAATTTCCTGAATTCATTGAGGGCGGAATCTGAAGTAAAAATGAGAAGTGAAGCTGAAATCAAAAGAATAATAACAAGCTATAAGGCATTGGAAAATAAAATCCTTTATAAAGATTATTATATGACGGATAAAAGGCTGGAGAATACATTGGAATACTATGATATGAACAGTTTTTTGACAGATGAATTTAGGCTGAAAGGAAGAGGTGAAAATCTTTATATTTATTTTGAAATAAATAAACGGGATTACCTTACAGAGGATTTTCTCAGTTTCATAATTTCAGATATCCAGCTTAAGTTTCATGAATATAACTGCATAGGGGTGGAATATGGAAGAACGGTTTAATAAAGAAAATTTTCAGTATATATGGTCTTTGCTGCTGAATGATAACGGTCTGGAAAAAGAGAAAATAAAATTTGTGAAAAGCCGCATGATATCACCTTATTTTGAGCTGAACCAGAAAAATATAAATGATGTTATAACAGAAAAAAATAAAAAAGGATATACAATAGAAACTAATCCTTTTTTCAGATTTGATAATATCTACAGTCTTTTATTAAATCCAGATGCAGAAGCAGAGGATAAAAATCTAAAGGAAAGTCTTTTGAATATAACTTTGCATTTATTGGGAAATTTTGATTTATATGCGGGACAGACAAAAAAAGATTTTTACTGTAAAGAAATAGTGCGCGATATGGAAAGCGGAGCTGTCGGAGAAAAGGTGAGAAATAATCTTTTGTTTTTGAATATGAAAGAAAAACTTATTATAGCTGAGGTATTTTTAGAATATGACGAAGGCAGAAATCAGATAAAATGTCTGAAGAAAATAGTAAAAAAATTTTTCTCTGAATCTATTGTGTATGATAATAAGTATTCAGATAAAAATATAGTTATTTATCTGGGGCATAAAAAGGATATTAAAACCAGAAAAATAACGGGAATTATTAATGAACTGTTTATCCCTCTGGGTCTGAAACCTAAGTATTTCTATGAATATCATTTTGGTGTTTTGGGAATAGGGGAAACATTAGTAATTGGAAATATGGCAGTTTATTGATAATAATCTTTATAATACCGGGGTGAAAAAATGAAGTTAAAAATAAGTATATTCAGCAGCAATACTGATGGTGAAAATCAGGATGGGATAATCCTTACTTTCGATGAAATAATTTCTGTAAAATATAAAACAAGAACAGCAGAATACAGAAATTTTGCAAATACAGACAGTGAAGTGAGAGTAAGAATAAAGGGAAGGATGCTTTCAGTACTAAAAGGATCAGATGATGAACCCCTTTTTTCCGGAGTGAGCTCAGCGCTGGAGGAATATAAAAACAATAATTTTGAAAGCAGTACGGAAGGTCTGAAAAAAGAATATGCAGGGAAGCTGAAGTTTTTGAACGAAAAAGTATTTCAGGGAATTGAAAAATTTGATACTGATAATTTTTATGAACACAATAAAAAAAATATTGCGGATCTAACAAAATGGGCACTTGATTATAAAAGCAGCAGTGAATACAAAAATATAATAATGGAAATAAATCTTGGAAATGAAAAAACAATGGATCTGCTGTTTGAAAATATGTATGTGGAAAATTTTGAACAGGAATTTGATATAGAAAAGGGAAACGGGGAATTTCTTCTTGAGCTGAAGCAAAAATATTACAGCGGTAATAAAATAAGAATAGAATAGGGGGTAAAAATGAATTTTGAAAGATATGAAAAAAAGGACCTGACTGTTATACTTAACGAAAATGAGGTAAAAGGAGGAATGATCAGGGAATTTCTTATGAAAGGGGATATTAACAGACATAAAACTTTGAAATTAAGAATAGAAACTGCTGAAGAAGATGAAGGAGCGTACAAAGAATTAAATCAGATAAAAGACTGTAAAATAGAAATCTGCATGGATAAAAACAATGGAAATGAAAAAACAGAAAAAGTAATAGTTTTCAGCGGATATATAAAAAGATCGCGATATATAAGCTACGGCAGCAGAGGGAGACAATTCGAAGCCGAAGCATATTCAAAAAGTGAAAAAATGGACAGAGAAGAAAAATACAGAGTATTTCAGGATATCAGAATGACATTCAGACAGGTAGCCGAGGAATTGCTGAAAGATTATAAAAATGAAAGAATAAATATGTTATTTTCAGAAGAAGCAGAAATTTCAATAAATGAACTGACAGTGCAGTTTGGTGAAACTGACTGGGAATTTTTGCTGCGTCTGGCTTCACATAAGGGACTGGGAATACTGTCTGTACACGGAGGAACTCTCACTTTTGGCTTTGTTAATGCCGGAATTGCCAAAAATGAAGATATGAAATATACAGATTATGAAATGATCAGAGAAGATGAACAGATGATTTATAAAATTTATTCAACACAGATATTTAATATCGGAGAAAGTGTAAATATAAAAACTCCCGAGGGTGAGAATGAATTTATGATAAAAAGCGGTAAAACAGAACTGAGACACTCAGTTTTTCTGGGTGAATATGAATTGGTTCACATGGATTATAAAATGAAAAGAATAAGAAATAAAAATATAAAAGGCTGTGTAATAGAAGGAAAGGTAGAAAAAGTATTTCAAAGAGACAATATAGCTGTTATGCACGTGGAATTTTCCAAGGGACTTGCAAAACTGGGCAAAAGCTATGATGATTACGGTTTTGAGAGATATACCATTCCTTATAGTGTTTTTTACAGCACTACTAATACAGGTCTGTTTTGTACACCGGAAATTAATGATACAGTCGATGTATTTTTTCCGAATGAGGAAGAAAAATTTGTGCGTGTAAACTGGAGTGTAAATAATACAGGAAGCGGCAGATTCAGTGATCATAGCAAAAGAAACTTTCATATAAATGAAGGGGATTTTAATATGATAATAGATAGAAATGAAGTAAATGTACTATCGGGAAAATCGTATATGATGAAATCTCCGAATATTACAGAAGAAGCTGACAAGTTAATACACAGAGGGATACAGAGTTATATTGCAGTGTCTGACGGTATCATGGGGATAGAGGCATTGGAGGATCTGCTTCTTTACGGGAAAAATCTCGTTCTGAAAGGAAAAGAAGAATCTGTGGTCATTGAATCTAAAGAAGACATCAGATTAAAGGGGGAAAAAATACATAATAACTGAATTATACTAATTACGAAAGAAATATTTATACAGCAGAAAAAGAAGTCAGAATAAAGACTTCTTTTATAATATATATTAATTAAGAAGGTAGCAACAAAGCATTATCCCGAAAATTCTTCAATAACATTTCCTGCAAGGATACCATAAAGAAAATAGCTGTATTTTATTTCACCGCACAGCTCGTGAATAAGATCAGTGACAGCTTCAAAATCAGTATTCTCTGCGGTACTTAATTTTTCAAAAAGCTTCTTTTCAATTTTGTTAATAGAGGAATTATCAGTATTATTTTCAAAAATACTTTCCAAAAATTGAAACAGCAAATTTTTTTCCCTGAATTCATCCATAAAGTAAAATACCTCCCCTGTACATTTGTGTATAAAATTATTTAATCATTAAAATTAAATATAATGATATAATATCATTTTTCTCTGAAATACGCAAATCCAGTGATAGAAAGTAATCTACTATACTTTGGTAAGAAAAAAGGGACTGTTTAAAACAGATTTTCACATGACATTCTCAGTCGTAAAATCTTATATCAAACAGTCCCTTTAATTTATAATAATACGTTACCATAATACAAGGAAAGAGCCGATTAACGGTATAGTGAGCATAAATATGAGGGCTAATTCCACGATAGTAGGTTTATTTTTATTTCTGATATGAAATTTTATGATCATTAAAATAATAAACCATATAAAAACGCTAATAATCACTAATAATTCAAACATAATCCCACCTCCGGAAAGAAAATCTTTCTCTGTTTTTATTATACATTATTTTTATTTATATTTAAAGTGAATACTTGTATATGAAAAATAAAAATACACAGCGGAAAATCTAAACAAAATGAAAAACAAAATAAATTAAAAAAAATAAATTTATTTTTTATTTTTTTAAACAAAAAATAATTCATTTATTAATCGAAAAATTGACTAAAAGGCAGATACATGTTATATTTTAAGGATGGGAAGCATAAGGAAAGGAGGATTTTATATAAATTACAGCGCTTTAACTAAAGTAATGCTTATTTTAAGAAAAATTACTAAGAATATCAGTTTTTGGTTCCCATTCAAAAGTGGAAAATATAATATATAAAAAGTTACAGAAAAATTGTAACAGATTTTTTCAAATAATTGAACAAATTTTTTGAAGTGAATAAAATGTAGTTCACTGGAAACAAAAAATATTTTTTTGCTTTATCTGTAGAAAACACATAAATAAAGGCTTTTATAGTATTTTTTTATATTAAGAAATGAAAAAAAGTGAAATGAATGAAAAAAAATACAAAAAACATATTGACAAATAAAAAAATTAGGGTACAATGAAATAAAGATCATTCATATTAAAAAAATACAGCATTATATTTAAAAGAGCTAAATAACGTGGGTTTCTGCAGTGTACAGCAGATAATGAATTTAATTTTAGAGAATGAGGTGTGAAAATTGGAAATAAAATTAACAGAATACGCAAGAAAATGTGGCTGCGGAGCAAAGCTTTCTTCTAAAAAGCTTTCGGAAGTGCTGGAAAAATTACCTAAAGTACACAATGAAAATTTAATTGTAGGAACAGAAACTTCTGATGACGCAGGAGTTTACAAATTAAATGATCAGATGGCAATAATCCAGACTGTAGATTTTTTTACCCCGATAGTAGATGACCCTTATACATTCGGCGTTATAGCAGCGACTAATGCTCTGAGCGATGTTTATGCAATGGGCGGAGATCCTGTAACGGCATTAAATATAGTCTGTTTTCCAAATCGTATTGACCTTTCAGTATTAGGGGAGATTTTAAGAGGAGGCATCGATAAAGCTAAAGAAGCCGGTGCTATTATAGTAGGGGGCCATACCATTGAGGACGAAGAGCCGAAATACGGCATGGCAGTAACAGGTATTATTTCTCCTGACAAAGTATTAAAAAATTATGGTGCCAGAGTTGGGGAAGTCCTCATACTGACAAAGCCGCTTGGAATAGGAATTATAAGTACGGCGATGAAAGGCGGAAAGGCATCAGACCATTCTAAAGAGGCTGTTATTAAGTCAATGACAACTCTAAATAAATATTCTTCAGAAATAGTAAGAAAATATAATATCTCAGCCTGTACAGACGTAACGGGATTCGGACTTATGGGTCACTCATATGAAATGGCGAGTTCTTCAGGTGTTACGATAGTACTGGACAAAGAAAAAATTCCATATATAAAAGAAGCGGAAGAGTATTCAAAACAGGGACTTGTACCCGGCGGTATGTTTAATAACATGGAATACCTGAAAGATAAGTATGAGTTTATTGACATTCCGGAATACTTAAGCAATATTGTATTTGACCCGCAGACATCAGGGGGACTTTTGGTATCATGCAGCAGTGAAGATGCCGAAAAGATGCTGGAAGAATTAAATAAACTCGAAATCAAATCGCACATAATAGGAACTGTAGCAGAAAAGCAGGAAAAATCAATTTTATTCAAATAGTTATAAACTAGATTTATATATAAATTTCTTTATCTTCATAAAAAGTTCTTATGAAGATAAAGAAAAAATTAACAATGAAAGACATGCCGGGAAATATGCGGTATGTGAATAAGTTACTGTACAAACATGTACTTTATAGCCGGTATTTTTAAATACTGAGTTTACATATAAAGTTAATAAAAAAAAATCTTTTAGAGAGGGGAATACCAGAGACAATGGAAGAAATCAGATGGCGTATGAATACAATGCCTAAATCAAACAAAGAGGAAAGTATAAAAATATTAGGAGAGGAAGAAATAATAAAAGTAAAAAACTTCCACCAAAGCTTTCCGCAATATGAGGAAACTCCGCTTGCAGACCTGAAAAATCTGTCAAAAGAATTAGGAGTCGGGGGTATTTATGTAAAAGACGAGTCGTACAGATTTGGTCTGAATGCGTTTAAAGTGTTAGGCGGATCATTTGCAATGGCGAAATACCTGGCAGAAAAATTAGGAAAAGATATATCAGAGTTAGATTATAATAAGCTTATTTCTGATGAAACTAAAAAACAGTTGGGTGATATAACATTTTATACAGCAACAGACGGCAATCATGGTAGAGGTGTAGCTTGGACTGCCAACAGATTAAAGCAGAAATCTGTAGTATATATGCCTAAAGGGTCATCACAAATAAGACTTGATAATATAAAGGCAGAAGGTTCTGATGCTAGTATTACTGATATGAACTACGATGATGCTGTAAGACTTGCCGCTAAAAATGCTGAGGCTACTAATGGAGTAGTAGTACAGGATACTGCATGGGAAGGTTATGAAGACATACCCGTGTGGATAATGCAGGGATACGGAACAATGGCTCTTGAAGCATTAGAACAGCTTAAAAAAGCCGGTGTAGACAGACCAACTCATATCTTTATACAGGCAGGTGTAGGATCGCTTGCAGCAGCAGTACAAGGTTTCTTCGCTTCTGTATTCAAAGATAATGTACCAGTTACTGTAGTGGTTGAACCTGATCTTGCTAACTGCTATTATGAATCAGCAGTTCAAAATGACGGAAAACCTGTAAATGTAGGCGGGGATATGCAGACTATAATGGCCGGTCTTGCTTGCGGCGAACCTAACATAATAGGATTTGAAATATTGAAAAACTATGCAAGTGCATTTTTATCATGTCCTGATTATGTAGCTGCGAAAGGTATGAGAATGCTTGGAGCGCCTATGAAAGGTGATAAGCAGGTTACATCAGGTGAATCTGGTGCAGTTACATTAGGTGTAGTAGCACTGCTTATGAAAGATGAAAGATATAAAGAATTAAGAGAAAAACTGAACTTAAATAAAGATTCAAAAATATTGCTATTTAGTACAGAAGGAGATACAGATCCGGATAAATACAAATCAATAGTGTGGGATGGAGACGTACCAAGCATTGATTTATAAAAACAGTTAATAAAATATGGATAGCGGGCTATCTGATTTTAGATAAATAATTAAATTAAATATGGAGGTTTATTAAAATGGATTTTGATGCAATTAAAGCAAAAGCAGAAGGTTACAGAGCTGACATGACTAAATTTCTTAGGGATCTTATAAGAATACCCGGAGAAAGTGCTGATGAAGAAGGTCACTCAAGAAGAATTAAAGAAGAAATGGAAAAACTAGGTTTTGATAAAGCTGAAATTGATCCTATGGGTAACGTACTTGGGTACATGGGAACAGGAAAAACTTTAATAGCTTTTGACGGACACATAGATACAGTTGGTATAGGAGAAATTACTAACTGGAAGTTTGATCCGTATGAAGGATACGAAGATGACGAAAGTATCGGTGGAAGAGGAACTTCTGACCAGCTTGGCGGAATAGTTTCAGCAGTATACGGTGCTAAAATTATGAAAGACTTAGGAATGCTAAGTGATAAATATACAGT from Sebaldella termitidis ATCC 33386 includes the following:
- the dpaL gene encoding diaminopropionate ammonia-lyase encodes the protein MEEIRWRMNTMPKSNKEESIKILGEEEIIKVKNFHQSFPQYEETPLADLKNLSKELGVGGIYVKDESYRFGLNAFKVLGGSFAMAKYLAEKLGKDISELDYNKLISDETKKQLGDITFYTATDGNHGRGVAWTANRLKQKSVVYMPKGSSQIRLDNIKAEGSDASITDMNYDDAVRLAAKNAEATNGVVVQDTAWEGYEDIPVWIMQGYGTMALEALEQLKKAGVDRPTHIFIQAGVGSLAAAVQGFFASVFKDNVPVTVVVEPDLANCYYESAVQNDGKPVNVGGDMQTIMAGLACGEPNIIGFEILKNYASAFLSCPDYVAAKGMRMLGAPMKGDKQVTSGESGAVTLGVVALLMKDERYKELREKLNLNKDSKILLFSTEGDTDPDKYKSIVWDGDVPSIDL
- the selD gene encoding selenide, water dikinase SelD, with translation MEIKLTEYARKCGCGAKLSSKKLSEVLEKLPKVHNENLIVGTETSDDAGVYKLNDQMAIIQTVDFFTPIVDDPYTFGVIAATNALSDVYAMGGDPVTALNIVCFPNRIDLSVLGEILRGGIDKAKEAGAIIVGGHTIEDEEPKYGMAVTGIISPDKVLKNYGARVGEVLILTKPLGIGIISTAMKGGKASDHSKEAVIKSMTTLNKYSSEIVRKYNISACTDVTGFGLMGHSYEMASSSGVTIVLDKEKIPYIKEAEEYSKQGLVPGGMFNNMEYLKDKYEFIDIPEYLSNIVFDPQTSGGLLVSCSSEDAEKMLEELNKLEIKSHIIGTVAEKQEKSILFK
- a CDS encoding contractile injection system protein, VgrG/Pvc8 family; its protein translation is MNFERYEKKDLTVILNENEVKGGMIREFLMKGDINRHKTLKLRIETAEEDEGAYKELNQIKDCKIEICMDKNNGNEKTEKVIVFSGYIKRSRYISYGSRGRQFEAEAYSKSEKMDREEKYRVFQDIRMTFRQVAEELLKDYKNERINMLFSEEAEISINELTVQFGETDWEFLLRLASHKGLGILSVHGGTLTFGFVNAGIAKNEDMKYTDYEMIREDEQMIYKIYSTQIFNIGESVNIKTPEGENEFMIKSGKTELRHSVFLGEYELVHMDYKMKRIRNKNIKGCVIEGKVEKVFQRDNIAVMHVEFSKGLAKLGKSYDDYGFERYTIPYSVFYSTTNTGLFCTPEINDTVDVFFPNEEEKFVRVNWSVNNTGSGRFSDHSKRNFHINEGDFNMIIDRNEVNVLSGKSYMMKSPNITEEADKLIHRGIQSYIAVSDGIMGIEALEDLLLYGKNLVLKGKEESVVIESKEDIRLKGEKIHNN